GGCGGGAGAGGTTCGGGCGTTTGGGAGCGATCCAACCGGTGCTTTTCGCTCCCCGGTGTTGGCGGGGGTCACCGGCGGCGCCGGCCAGCCGTAGGCGGGAGAGGTTCGGGCGTTTGGGAGCGATCCAACCGGTCCGTAACGCTCCCGGGTGTCCGTTTCGCTCCCGGGTAGGGCTCAACTCTCCCGGATGAGGCTCGCACCTCGTCGAGCGGCACATCGGGGTCGGCCAGCTGAAGCCGGGAGAGGTTCGGGCGTTTGGGAGCGATCCAACCGGTGCTTTTCGCTCCCCGGTGTTGGCGGGGGTCACCGGCGGCGCCGGCCAGCCGTAGGCGGGAGAGGTTCGGGCGTTTGGGAGCGATCCAACCGGTCCGTAACGCTCCCGGGTGTCCGTTTCGCTCCCGGGTAGGGCTCAACTCTCCCGGATGAGGCTCACACCTCGTCGAGCGGCACATCGGGGTCGGCCAGCCGTCCCGCATCCACCTGCCGACCCGACAGGATCAGTCCGCGGATCGGATCCACCACGTCCCACACGTTCACGTTCATCCCCGCCTTCACCCGCCCGTCGTCGAGCCAGAAGGTGATGAACTCGCGAGCCAGCTCGTTGCCGCGGACCACGACGTCCGATGTCGCCGCGTCCGCGTGCCCCACGTACTCCATCCCGAGGTCGTACTGGTCGGTGTAGAAGTACGGCAGCCGGTCGTACGCCGCCTCGATCCCGAGCATGCTTGCCGCTGCCACCGCCGGCTGGTTCAGCGCGTTGGCCCAGTGCTCCACCCGGATCCGCCGACCCAGCACCGGGTGGAACGCGTTGGCCACGTCCCCGGCTGCGAACACATCGGCGTGACTGGTCCGCAGGTGCTCGTCGGTGAGGATGCCGTTGTCGACGTCCAGCCCGGCGGCCTGCGCGAGTTCGACGTTGGGGGCGATGCCCACTCCGACAACAACTGCGTCGGCGGCGATCACCCGGCCGTCAGCCAGGCGCACCCCTCGCACGGTGGCGTCACCTTCGAAACCCTCGACACCGGTGCCCAGTTCCAGGCGGACCCCGTTCTCCCGGTGCAGATCCGCGAACACGGCCGCCATCCGCGGACCCAGCACACCGGCCAACGGTAGGGGTGCGGCCTCGATGACTGTGACATCTACCCCGGCTCTCCGGGCGGCTGCAGCCACCTCAAGCCCGATCCAGCCCCCGCCGACGACGGCCAGGGCTCCCACCTCGTCGAACAGAGCGCGGATTCGCTGTGCGTCCTCGAGGGTGCGCAAGTAGTGGATGCCGGCCAGGTCGGCACCGGGAGCCTTCAACCGGCGCGGGCGGGCGCCGGTGGTGATCGCGAGCTTGTCGAAGGCGACCTCGGTGCCATCTGCCAGTGAAACGACATGCCGGGCCGGATCCAGCGCGACAACAGCGACCCCGAGCCGCAGGTCCACGTCGTGCTCGGCGTACCACTGCTCCGGGTGTACATGGACGTCCACGTCGTGCTTGCCCAGCAGGATCGCTTTCGTCAGCGGAGGGCGCTCGTACGGCCGGGACGGCTCGTCGCCGATGACCGTCACCTGGCCTTCGAAGCCGCTGTCCCGCAGATGTTCGGCCGTCTTGGCGCCTGCGAGTCCGGCGCCGACGATGACGAAGTTCTGTGCGTTCATGGGCGCGACGCTACCCGCGCTCACGCGAAGGTGCGAGAGCTAGCCGTACGTGAGCGCCTGGTTCAAGGCATCCGGCGTGAGCAGCCGGTCGAGGAGACCGTCGGCGAGTCCGAGTACGCCGGAATCGCCAGCCAAATCGCTGGCAGTGATCTTCAGGTCCCGCATCGCCAGCGGCAGCGAACGGGAGTAGATCCGCTCGCGCACACCGGCCAGCAGGTGCTCCCCGGTGTTGGACAGTTGCCCACCGATCACGACGATGGCCGGGTTGAGCAGGCCGACCGCATCGGCTACGGACGAGCCGAGCACGCGGCCCGCCTCGCGCACCAGGCGGGTGGCGACCGGATCGCCGTTCTGCACCGCGGTCACGACGTCGTCGACGGTCTGTACGGATCGACCGGCCGCGATCAGGTCCCGGATGATCGCCCAGCCCCCCGCGTACGCCTCGACGCAGCCGAGTTGACCGCACCGGCACAGCGGTGGCTCGCCG
This genomic interval from Micrococcales bacterium contains the following:
- a CDS encoding FAD-dependent oxidoreductase, with amino-acid sequence MNAQNFVIVGAGLAGAKTAEHLRDSGFEGQVTVIGDEPSRPYERPPLTKAILLGKHDVDVHVHPEQWYAEHDVDLRLGVAVVALDPARHVVSLADGTEVAFDKLAITTGARPRRLKAPGADLAGIHYLRTLEDAQRIRALFDEVGALAVVGGGWIGLEVAAAARRAGVDVTVIEAAPLPLAGVLGPRMAAVFADLHRENGVRLELGTGVEGFEGDATVRGVRLADGRVIAADAVVVGVGIAPNVELAQAAGLDVDNGILTDEHLRTSHADVFAAGDVANAFHPVLGRRIRVEHWANALNQPAVAAASMLGIEAAYDRLPYFYTDQYDLGMEYVGHADAATSDVVVRGNELAREFITFWLDDGRVKAGMNVNVWDVVDPIRGLILSGRQVDAGRLADPDVPLDEV